Proteins co-encoded in one Vampirovibrio chlorellavorus genomic window:
- the panB gene encoding 3-methyl-2-oxobutanoate hydroxymethyltransferase gives MSVHTQPASDEARLTKRTVQTVASLRRKKEKGQKLVTLTCYDYSTARILDEAEVDLLLVGDSLAMTVLGHSNTLSVTVDEMLHHVKAVSRGARHAFVVADMPFMSYQTGWMEATKNAGRFIQEGGAQAVKLEGASDKVTEVVRHLVEIGIPVVGHLGFTPQMLNTLGGFKVQAKTLDDVRKLLSDALRLQAAGAFALVLEMVPVEVADLITRQLEIPTIGIGAGNGCDGQILVIDDLLGRYSELSPRFVRRYMDSKALIHQAVTDYAADIQNDNFPDNTVEAFSFPAELMAELSQLTAALTP, from the coding sequence GTGTCCGTTCATACCCAGCCCGCTTCTGATGAGGCCCGTTTGACCAAGCGCACCGTGCAGACGGTGGCGTCCCTGCGCCGCAAGAAGGAAAAAGGTCAAAAACTGGTCACGCTGACTTGCTACGACTACAGTACGGCCCGCATTCTGGATGAGGCCGAAGTGGACTTGTTGTTGGTGGGCGATTCTTTGGCCATGACGGTGTTGGGGCATTCCAATACCCTGAGTGTGACCGTGGATGAGATGCTGCACCACGTTAAGGCAGTCAGCCGTGGGGCTCGGCATGCCTTTGTGGTGGCCGATATGCCTTTTATGAGCTATCAGACCGGCTGGATGGAAGCCACTAAAAACGCCGGACGCTTCATTCAGGAGGGCGGCGCTCAGGCCGTCAAGCTGGAAGGTGCCTCGGACAAGGTCACTGAAGTGGTGCGCCATCTGGTGGAAATTGGTATCCCGGTGGTGGGGCACTTGGGCTTTACCCCGCAAATGCTGAATACGCTGGGCGGCTTCAAGGTGCAGGCTAAAACTCTGGATGACGTGCGGAAATTGCTGAGCGATGCCTTGCGGTTGCAGGCAGCGGGCGCTTTTGCCCTGGTGCTGGAAATGGTGCCGGTGGAGGTGGCCGACTTAATCACCCGGCAGTTGGAAATTCCCACCATTGGCATTGGGGCGGGTAACGGCTGCGATGGCCAGATTTTGGTCATTGATGACTTACTGGGCCGTTACAGCGAGTTAAGCCCCCGCTTTGTGCGCCGGTATATGGATTCCAAGGCCTTGATTCATCAGGCGGTGACCGACTATGCCGCCGATATTCAAAACGATAATTTCCCGGATAACACGGTGGAAGCCTTTTCCTTTCCTGCTGAGTTGATGGCGGAGTTGTCCCAGCTGACAGCCGCTTTAACCCCTTGA
- a CDS encoding biotin transporter BioY: MGKDVKDGPIAIVNREASSEAFPEPEAESLWPADGSFLSPPRRTLLHRVSYPPRISLNGLLISLLCLLVVVMMGFIPVNLPSPLNIGHSVSSYDQLQLMRYTFQVPVALLVAAMMGPFMGTGIVFLFVALGLSFFPLFANGGGWQYVTQPGFGYLLGTLFAASILGRNFHKVFQKHDQVSRSLKLISQSLLAVLLVHGVGVLYLVGLALSGQLPWPELTGWALRLTVETAPYDCLSTFVFLCLVRQFRLALWLVLY, translated from the coding sequence ATGGGCAAGGACGTAAAGGACGGCCCCATTGCCATTGTTAACCGGGAAGCGTCTTCGGAGGCCTTCCCGGAACCGGAAGCGGAGTCCCTGTGGCCTGCCGACGGTTCCTTTTTGTCTCCCCCACGCAGAACGCTGCTGCACCGGGTATCCTATCCGCCCCGGATAAGCCTGAACGGGTTGCTGATCAGTTTATTGTGCCTGCTGGTAGTGGTCATGATGGGCTTTATTCCGGTGAATCTGCCCAGCCCCCTGAATATCGGACACTCGGTGAGTAGTTATGATCAGTTGCAGCTGATGCGCTACACCTTTCAGGTACCGGTGGCCCTGTTGGTGGCCGCCATGATGGGCCCTTTTATGGGCACCGGCATCGTCTTTCTGTTTGTGGCGCTGGGTCTCAGTTTCTTTCCCCTGTTTGCCAATGGGGGAGGCTGGCAATACGTGACCCAACCGGGCTTTGGCTATTTGCTGGGCACCTTGTTCGCCGCCTCTATTCTGGGACGAAATTTTCACAAGGTTTTTCAAAAACACGATCAGGTCAGTCGCTCTCTCAAGCTGATCAGTCAGTCCTTGCTGGCTGTCCTGCTGGTACACGGGGTGGGGGTGCTGTATCTGGTGGGTCTGGCCCTGTCTGGTCAGCTGCCCTGGCCTGAACTGACCGGCTGGGCCTTGCGTCTGACGGTGGAAACGGCTCCTTACGACTGTCTTTCCACGTTTGTGTTTCTGTGTCTGGTGCGGCAGTTCCGTCTGGCGCTGTGGCTGGTGCTGTATTAA
- the rimI gene encoding ribosomal protein S18-alanine N-acetyltransferase has protein sequence MISPSQSKQGQLQSSQLEIRRMRAPDVAGVMEIESVSFGRHHWSEESFYNEMNNHVGRYYSLVQAGSPELLGYCGFWMILDEAHITTIAVRPEFRGNALGELLLLHILERSMSSSIHWATLEVRSSNYNAQNLYYKYGFNSMGVRPRYYQDNQEDALIMTTSDICSAAYRARFQQLKSALQQRLSGLPQGYGV, from the coding sequence ATGATTTCTCCATCCCAATCCAAGCAGGGTCAGCTTCAGTCGTCTCAACTGGAAATCCGTCGCATGCGGGCGCCTGACGTGGCGGGGGTCATGGAGATTGAATCGGTCTCCTTTGGGCGGCACCACTGGTCGGAAGAGTCTTTTTACAATGAAATGAACAACCACGTGGGCCGCTATTATTCGCTGGTTCAGGCCGGGAGCCCCGAGCTACTGGGTTACTGCGGCTTCTGGATGATTCTGGATGAGGCCCATATTACCACCATCGCCGTGCGACCGGAGTTCCGGGGCAATGCTTTGGGAGAGCTGCTGTTGCTGCATATTCTGGAGCGCAGTATGTCCTCCTCTATTCATTGGGCCACGCTAGAGGTGCGTTCCTCCAATTACAACGCCCAGAATCTGTATTACAAGTACGGTTTTAATTCGATGGGCGTCCGGCCCCGTTATTATCAGGACAATCAGGAAGATGCCCTGATTATGACCACCTCTGACATTTGCTCCGCCGCTTACCGGGCCCGGTTTCAGCAACTGAAATCGGCCTTGCAGCAGCGCCTGAGTGGCCTCCCTCAGGGATACGGGGTGTAA
- the panC gene encoding pantoate--beta-alanine ligase, with product MFLFTTVAEYQTQRSAWQGKTLALVPTMGALHEGHQALIRHARSVADVVVVSIFVNPLQFGPQEDLAAYPRPKAQDLAICEQLGVDAVFYPSPPEMYPEGPDSLTRVVPPVSMTENFCGAFRPGHFEGVATVVLKLFSITQPDVAVFGEKDAQQLAIIQKMVRDLNLPVRIVPHPTLRDERGLALSSRNQYLKTPQEQEAALCLSQILSGVQQALTNAGGSLPAEETLERLQAAVLAPWQSGPVSVRVQYLAAVDAVTFQPVARLQPGVRVLMAAYVNQVRLIDNGLLL from the coding sequence ATGTTTCTTTTCACCACAGTGGCGGAGTATCAAACTCAACGATCGGCCTGGCAGGGCAAGACCCTGGCTTTGGTGCCCACCATGGGGGCTTTGCACGAGGGACATCAAGCCCTGATCCGCCACGCCCGGTCGGTGGCCGACGTGGTGGTGGTCAGTATTTTTGTGAATCCGCTACAGTTTGGCCCGCAGGAGGATTTGGCAGCCTATCCTCGGCCCAAGGCGCAGGATTTGGCCATTTGCGAGCAACTCGGAGTCGATGCCGTGTTTTACCCCAGTCCTCCGGAAATGTATCCCGAGGGGCCGGACAGCTTGACCCGAGTGGTACCGCCCGTCTCCATGACGGAGAACTTTTGTGGCGCTTTCCGCCCCGGGCATTTTGAGGGGGTGGCCACCGTGGTATTAAAGCTCTTCTCCATCACCCAGCCAGATGTGGCCGTGTTTGGGGAGAAGGACGCCCAGCAGTTGGCCATTATTCAAAAAATGGTGCGCGATCTCAACCTGCCGGTGCGCATAGTGCCCCATCCCACCTTGCGAGACGAACGCGGGTTGGCCCTCAGTTCCCGCAATCAGTACCTTAAAACTCCACAGGAGCAAGAGGCCGCCTTGTGCCTGTCCCAAATTCTGTCCGGGGTTCAGCAAGCGCTGACAAATGCAGGGGGGAGTTTACCGGCTGAGGAGACCTTGGAGCGGCTTCAGGCCGCCGTGCTGGCCCCTTGGCAATCTGGCCCGGTATCGGTGCGGGTGCAATATCTGGCGGCGGTGGATGCAGTCACCTTTCAGCCGGTTGCCCGGTTACAGCCGGGGGTGCGGGTGCTGATGGCCGCCTATGTCAATCAGGTGCGTCTGATTGATAACGGCCTGCTGCTCTGA
- a CDS encoding LamB/YcsF family protein, giving the protein MPKTIDLAKKVLLSHKVKRFIDLNTDLGQSRDLAFFKKTNYELLNHVTSVSIPCAVHDGEPLDLLEAIRQAKRFNCAIGAHVGYPDPARNGYEPMTITEEALTAWIFLQMGAFQGLLRSEGLDIEHVRPHGALYTAFLNNPEVALTVARALHKINPWMVLMGPAGPILEQIEKEVGLRTAPEIYLGKRYDSEGKLSMNRLHEFLSPQAVIDQARQLIQQSSLTAEDGKSIPVKMKTIHISPTLPQCVDVAERLGQMLVQPVSLPLADIGASGWL; this is encoded by the coding sequence ATGCCCAAAACTATCGATCTAGCCAAAAAAGTCCTGTTGAGCCACAAGGTAAAGCGGTTTATCGACCTGAATACCGACTTGGGCCAAAGCCGGGATTTGGCGTTTTTCAAGAAAACCAATTATGAGTTATTGAACCATGTGACCTCGGTCAGTATTCCCTGCGCCGTTCATGACGGCGAGCCCCTGGACTTGTTAGAGGCCATTCGTCAGGCCAAGCGCTTTAACTGCGCCATTGGCGCCCATGTGGGGTACCCTGACCCAGCCCGCAATGGCTATGAACCCATGACCATTACAGAAGAGGCTTTGACCGCCTGGATTTTTCTGCAGATGGGTGCTTTTCAGGGGCTGTTGCGCTCTGAAGGGCTGGATATTGAGCATGTTCGCCCGCATGGGGCTTTATACACCGCGTTTTTAAACAATCCGGAAGTGGCTTTGACCGTGGCCCGGGCTTTGCACAAAATCAACCCCTGGATGGTGCTGATGGGGCCTGCCGGTCCTATTCTGGAGCAGATTGAAAAGGAAGTGGGCCTGCGAACCGCCCCGGAAATTTATCTGGGCAAGCGCTACGACAGCGAAGGCAAGCTCTCCATGAACCGATTGCACGAGTTCCTGTCCCCTCAAGCGGTCATTGATCAGGCCCGCCAACTGATTCAGCAATCTTCTCTCACTGCCGAAGACGGAAAATCCATTCCCGTCAAGATGAAGACCATTCACATTAGCCCCACGCTCCCCCAATGCGTGGATGTGGCCGAACGTTTGGGGCAGATGCTGGTTCAGCCGGTTTCCTTGCCCTTGGCTGACATAGGAGCGTCTGGCTGGTTATGA
- a CDS encoding aminotransferase class IV, translating to MHWELFSPLTTEAPESATALTALPEGLFYGYSVYTTFKMPLSEQVIDLHLQRLKKDCKALGLSWRFADHQILGQLKALFQPSRPVFRLTVLADVEGYAAFYDSPGQALPTRLIVSARQAPTATNTGLRLKTVAHQRPLPTVKHGAMTETILHKRQALQAGLDDILLISNSPDNPLVLETSTANVFGIRDGVLRSSDPVRDGCLPGITRHRILEAAEALRVPVDLSPFSLAELLDCQGVFISNAVSGIRKVEHVDGQIIAWQPSAQRLMDSLSHTVNT from the coding sequence ATGCACTGGGAACTGTTTAGCCCCCTCACCACAGAAGCGCCGGAATCCGCCACCGCCCTGACAGCCCTGCCAGAGGGGCTTTTTTACGGCTACAGCGTTTACACCACCTTCAAAATGCCCTTGTCGGAGCAGGTCATTGATTTACACCTGCAACGCCTGAAAAAAGACTGCAAAGCCCTGGGCCTGAGCTGGCGCTTTGCCGATCACCAGATTCTGGGGCAACTGAAAGCGCTGTTTCAACCGAGCAGGCCCGTGTTTCGCCTGACCGTGCTGGCCGATGTGGAAGGCTATGCCGCTTTCTATGATTCTCCCGGTCAAGCCTTGCCCACCCGGTTGATTGTCTCCGCCCGACAAGCCCCGACAGCCACAAACACAGGGTTGCGCCTGAAAACCGTGGCCCACCAGCGCCCCCTGCCCACGGTCAAGCACGGGGCCATGACCGAAACCATCCTGCACAAACGGCAAGCCCTGCAAGCGGGATTGGATGATATTTTGCTGATCAGCAACAGTCCGGATAATCCGCTGGTGCTGGAAACCAGTACGGCCAACGTGTTTGGCATCCGGGATGGCGTACTCCGAAGCTCTGATCCGGTTCGGGATGGTTGCTTGCCGGGCATTACCCGTCACCGTATTCTGGAAGCGGCAGAAGCCCTGCGGGTGCCTGTGGATCTGTCCCCCTTCAGTCTGGCGGAGCTGCTGGATTGTCAGGGTGTTTTTATCAGTAACGCCGTTTCCGGGATTCGCAAGGTGGAACACGTTGACGGACAGATCATTGCCTGGCAACCGTCAGCCCAGCGCCTGATGGACAGCCTGTCGCACACCGTCAATACCTGA
- a CDS encoding ATP-dependent endonuclease: MNHSEPTQKTGLAHQTVAVTLSSEREGNVCFQFKAPGWDNLAASANRLLKFEFPPIREIKVYERLIKTNVLSTGLSKKALETLPRHYLEIIYAHLWQAWFGDQTQLADEWLSLFLLAEDLDGFLLPALVQQDIEQIGLRDTGATPSYYYQGDLNREQMATFLARHGYRTDFLTQQEGPDAGSGGSLALLYLVCRRLTHILPWTALLQKLEPAEVERYPRLAYLKAIYEALGQKGWLTQSISPQTVLKHLNALSLWLNHKDFTAFGAACHQARPVKALLIVEGETEKLLLPVFAKAMNLDFDRLGIHLLPAGGKNHVLSIYRQQAKSLNCPIFTVLDQDAADIAAELRANARKGDYIFSIEEGEFEDIYDLSLVVKTINTHYQPYPEVTMHSLQTFASENQIKGRVQTLRALWQAHNLGSFDKVRFATQYAETFQQIGQAAPVPPPKAIRRLIETILTIRYSAKAHQAF; the protein is encoded by the coding sequence GTGAATCATTCAGAGCCCACCCAGAAAACCGGGCTGGCCCACCAGACGGTGGCGGTTACCCTGTCCAGCGAACGGGAGGGGAATGTTTGCTTTCAGTTTAAAGCGCCCGGCTGGGACAATCTGGCCGCCTCGGCCAACCGCCTGCTGAAATTCGAGTTTCCGCCCATTCGGGAAATTAAAGTCTATGAGCGCCTGATTAAAACCAATGTACTGTCTACAGGGCTCTCCAAAAAAGCGCTGGAAACCCTTCCCCGGCATTATCTGGAAATTATCTACGCCCATTTGTGGCAAGCCTGGTTTGGTGATCAGACCCAGTTGGCCGATGAATGGCTCAGTCTCTTCTTATTGGCGGAAGATCTGGACGGCTTTTTGCTACCGGCACTGGTTCAGCAGGACATTGAGCAGATTGGATTGCGGGATACCGGGGCTACCCCCAGTTACTACTATCAGGGCGATCTCAACCGGGAGCAAATGGCCACGTTTCTGGCCCGTCACGGCTACCGCACGGATTTTCTGACGCAACAAGAAGGGCCAGACGCAGGCAGCGGTGGCTCTCTGGCCTTGCTGTATCTGGTGTGCCGCCGCTTGACTCACATCCTGCCGTGGACGGCCCTGTTGCAAAAACTGGAACCCGCGGAAGTGGAACGATATCCCCGGCTGGCCTACCTGAAAGCGATTTACGAGGCATTGGGCCAAAAGGGCTGGCTCACCCAGAGCATTTCACCCCAAACCGTTCTCAAGCACCTGAATGCGCTGTCCCTGTGGCTAAATCATAAGGACTTCACCGCCTTTGGCGCCGCCTGCCATCAGGCCCGACCGGTGAAAGCGCTGCTTATCGTGGAAGGGGAAACCGAAAAACTACTGCTGCCGGTGTTCGCCAAAGCCATGAATCTGGATTTCGACCGGCTGGGCATTCACCTGCTGCCCGCTGGCGGTAAAAATCACGTCTTGTCCATCTATCGACAACAGGCCAAAAGCCTGAACTGTCCCATTTTTACGGTGCTGGATCAGGATGCCGCCGACATCGCCGCGGAGCTGCGGGCCAACGCCCGCAAGGGAGACTACATTTTCAGCATTGAGGAAGGCGAGTTTGAGGATATTTACGATTTATCGCTGGTGGTCAAAACCATTAACACCCACTACCAACCCTACCCCGAGGTGACCATGCACAGCCTGCAAACCTTTGCCAGCGAGAACCAGATCAAGGGGCGGGTGCAAACCCTGCGGGCCCTGTGGCAAGCCCACAACCTGGGTTCTTTTGACAAGGTGCGCTTCGCCACCCAATACGCGGAAACCTTTCAGCAAATCGGGCAGGCCGCCCCGGTACCGCCGCCCAAAGCCATTCGTCGCCTGATTGAAACCATTTTGACGATTCGCTATTCCGCCAAGGCCCATCAGGCCTTCTGA
- a CDS encoding MgtC/SapB family protein — MELSLQESILRLFLALLLGSVVGMEREYTQQSAGLRTHILVCLGATVFTLVSITDMSVGLSYANADPNTTYRMVRDPARIAAQIVPGIGFIGGGAVLRHGANIRGLTTAASLWMMASIGMLLGVGSYQLAIIATLFSFLVLFIIGGLERTMFKKYLKKYILLKIQVTAKEDSMAPIEQWLEEKFPAKTMAVKVQRHPESQTVSLTYNIDLRGMHADVNTLSRNLNNVEGVTSASVRVLQEDKEF, encoded by the coding sequence ATGGAATTAAGTTTGCAGGAATCCATTTTAAGGCTCTTTCTGGCCCTGTTACTGGGCTCCGTGGTGGGTATGGAGCGGGAATACACCCAACAATCCGCCGGTTTGCGCACCCATATTCTGGTTTGTCTGGGAGCCACGGTGTTTACCCTGGTTTCCATTACCGATATGTCGGTGGGACTGAGTTACGCCAACGCCGATCCGAATACCACCTACCGTATGGTTCGCGATCCGGCCCGGATCGCCGCCCAAATCGTGCCTGGCATTGGTTTTATCGGCGGTGGTGCGGTGCTACGCCATGGGGCCAATATCCGGGGCTTAACCACGGCGGCCAGCCTTTGGATGATGGCCAGTATCGGCATGTTGCTGGGGGTGGGCTCCTACCAGCTGGCCATTATCGCCACCCTGTTCTCGTTTCTGGTGCTGTTCATCATTGGTGGTCTGGAGCGCACCATGTTCAAGAAGTACCTGAAGAAGTACATTCTGCTTAAAATTCAGGTGACGGCCAAAGAGGACAGCATGGCCCCCATTGAGCAATGGCTGGAAGAGAAGTTTCCGGCCAAAACAATGGCCGTTAAAGTGCAACGGCACCCGGAGTCTCAAACGGTCAGCCTGACCTACAACATTGATCTGCGTGGCATGCACGCTGATGTGAATACCCTGTCCCGCAATCTGAATAACGTGGAGGGGGTTACTTCAGCTTCGGTGCGGGTTCTGCAGGAAGATAAAGAGTTTTAA
- a CDS encoding MerR family transcriptional regulator, with protein sequence MQTLSPDAVTETAAGSDSFLTIGALAKLCNVTVRTLRYYEEMDLIGPVKRSSGKYRLYNQHSLKRINAILALQGLNFSLDEILKVLGPYSISRSYSKQEQIAHTRESLSQQKQFIHDKITQLNTLNQDIEHRLNLLDKVCSPCHDTAPHEHCAEQCSFLEVHN encoded by the coding sequence ATGCAAACGCTTTCTCCGGATGCGGTGACGGAAACGGCTGCCGGTAGCGACTCCTTCCTGACCATTGGGGCCCTGGCCAAGTTGTGCAACGTGACGGTGCGCACCTTGCGGTATTACGAGGAAATGGATCTCATTGGCCCGGTCAAGCGCTCCAGCGGGAAGTATCGCCTGTACAACCAGCATTCCCTGAAGCGCATTAATGCCATTTTAGCCTTGCAGGGCCTGAATTTCTCACTGGATGAGATTCTGAAAGTATTGGGTCCCTACTCCATAAGCCGCAGCTATTCCAAGCAGGAGCAAATCGCCCACACCCGGGAATCCCTCAGTCAGCAAAAGCAGTTCATTCATGACAAAATTACACAGCTGAACACCCTCAATCAGGACATCGAGCATCGCCTGAATCTGCTGGATAAGGTGTGCAGCCCCTGTCACGACACCGCGCCCCATGAGCATTGCGCCGAGCAGTGTTCGTTTCTGGAAGTGCATAATTAG
- a CDS encoding gluconeogenesis factor YvcK family protein, whose translation MATWLMPGLSIKRWVGIASTGFVMTVVGTALLLNLQPVTLFIESLKWLAQLFPAHISGPILLGGGAVLFYFGLRKAYRTLKVALQHEGRDADLLEALFRQNKLIHGPRIVAIGGGTGLSTLLRGVKKYTSNITAIVTVGDDGGSSGRLRIEHSIIPPGDIRNCIAALADEEQLITELFQYRFKTGSGLEGHSFGNLFLTAMCHITGDMFSAIKESSKVLNISGRVLPSTLESIKLAATMEDGSEVIGESLIPEAKGKIARLRCIPENPKTIPDVIEAIQSAELIILGPGSLYTSVLPNLLISEIAQTLSQSKAPKLYVANIMTQPGETDGYTVGDHLQAILDHCPYPNVVNGVMVNNWLPEALLEKYQSYGYQPVALDRERCQSLGVQVVEKLLVDEAEHQVVRHNPAQLGRAIVQWFKRDYPGKFKQIQQAMVVAPVVVELPPLAEPAELEADEVESVKP comes from the coding sequence ATGGCCACGTGGCTCATGCCGGGTCTTTCTATCAAGCGCTGGGTGGGCATTGCCTCCACCGGCTTTGTGATGACCGTGGTGGGAACGGCCTTGCTTCTGAACTTGCAGCCGGTGACCCTGTTTATCGAGAGCCTGAAATGGCTGGCCCAGCTTTTTCCCGCCCATATCAGCGGGCCAATCCTGCTGGGTGGTGGAGCTGTTCTGTTTTACTTCGGGCTGCGCAAGGCTTATCGCACCCTCAAGGTGGCATTACAGCATGAGGGGCGGGACGCCGATTTGCTGGAAGCTCTGTTTCGGCAGAATAAACTGATTCATGGCCCGCGGATTGTGGCCATTGGCGGCGGAACGGGCCTGTCTACCCTGCTGCGAGGCGTTAAGAAGTACACGTCCAATATCACTGCCATTGTCACGGTGGGCGATGACGGCGGGAGTTCGGGTCGGCTGCGCATTGAGCATAGTATCATCCCGCCCGGGGACATTCGCAACTGTATTGCCGCCCTGGCCGATGAGGAACAACTCATTACCGAACTGTTCCAGTATCGCTTTAAAACGGGCTCCGGGCTTGAGGGGCACAGTTTTGGCAACCTGTTTCTAACCGCCATGTGCCATATTACCGGCGATATGTTCTCGGCCATCAAGGAATCCTCTAAGGTACTGAATATTTCGGGGCGGGTGCTGCCTTCCACCCTGGAGAGCATCAAGCTGGCCGCCACCATGGAAGATGGTAGCGAAGTGATTGGGGAGTCCCTGATCCCGGAGGCCAAGGGCAAAATTGCCCGGCTGCGCTGTATCCCGGAAAATCCCAAAACCATTCCCGATGTCATTGAGGCCATTCAATCGGCGGAGTTGATTATTTTAGGGCCGGGCAGCCTGTACACCAGTGTTTTGCCCAATCTGCTCATCTCGGAAATCGCCCAGACACTCTCCCAGAGCAAAGCCCCCAAGTTGTATGTGGCCAATATTATGACCCAGCCCGGTGAAACCGATGGTTATACGGTGGGCGACCACTTGCAGGCCATTCTGGATCATTGCCCCTATCCCAACGTGGTCAATGGGGTGATGGTGAACAACTGGTTGCCCGAAGCCCTGCTGGAGAAGTACCAGAGCTACGGCTATCAGCCGGTGGCCCTGGATCGGGAGCGCTGCCAGTCTCTGGGGGTGCAGGTGGTTGAAAAACTGCTGGTGGATGAAGCCGAGCATCAGGTGGTGCGCCATAACCCGGCCCAGTTGGGTCGGGCTATTGTGCAGTGGTTCAAGCGGGATTATCCCGGCAAATTCAAGCAAATTCAGCAGGCCATGGTGGTGGCCCCCGTGGTAGTGGAACTCCCCCCGCTGGCAGAGCCCGCCGAGCTTGAGGCGGATGAAGTGGAATCGGTTAAGCCTTAA
- a CDS encoding RNase adapter RapZ produces MSTDGKPYPPFLILGTHGSGLTTALDIYADHGFMALANVPPGQVAQTVLPLSQQQAPVAFTIRLAPDTDAVALIAELQALKAQWPALKVLALDSPEEVLVQRYLQSEKRHAFESPELAGLQAAIAAEKKLFAPVKELKDYSIDTSTTTAEELRHKIARILGLPIENEAFTVYINTFGFKYGAPQDAELVFDMRFMTNPFYDERLRPMTGQDQPVRDFIFNLAHARTFFDKWADLVADMLPLYQAQGKTRLTIGVGCTGGKHRSVCMGEALATYLKERYPTFHIIINHREMLKWGKPALVESQGAGLKPAQASACSIGEVAGA; encoded by the coding sequence ATGAGTACTGACGGCAAGCCCTACCCTCCCTTCCTGATTTTAGGCACCCACGGCTCCGGATTGACCACCGCTCTGGACATCTATGCCGATCACGGCTTTATGGCTCTGGCCAATGTGCCGCCGGGACAGGTCGCTCAAACCGTGTTGCCCTTGTCTCAACAGCAGGCACCGGTGGCCTTCACCATTCGTCTGGCCCCGGATACGGATGCAGTCGCCCTGATTGCCGAGCTACAGGCCCTGAAGGCCCAGTGGCCCGCCCTGAAAGTGTTGGCCCTGGACTCCCCCGAAGAGGTTCTGGTGCAACGCTACCTGCAGTCTGAGAAGCGGCATGCGTTTGAATCGCCCGAGCTGGCCGGTTTACAGGCGGCCATTGCCGCTGAAAAGAAGCTGTTTGCCCCGGTCAAGGAGTTGAAAGATTACTCCATCGACACCAGCACCACCACGGCGGAAGAGCTGCGTCATAAAATCGCCCGCATTTTGGGTTTGCCCATTGAGAATGAGGCCTTTACGGTTTACATCAACACTTTCGGTTTCAAGTACGGGGCCCCGCAGGACGCCGAGCTGGTCTTTGATATGCGTTTCATGACCAACCCCTTCTACGATGAGCGTTTGCGCCCGATGACCGGCCAAGACCAGCCGGTGCGGGACTTCATCTTCAATCTGGCGCATGCCCGCACTTTTTTTGACAAATGGGCTGATCTGGTCGCCGATATGTTGCCCCTGTATCAGGCGCAGGGCAAAACCCGCCTGACCATTGGCGTAGGCTGCACCGGGGGTAAGCACCGCTCCGTCTGCATGGGCGAAGCGCTGGCCACTTACCTGAAGGAGCGCTATCCTACCTTTCATATCATCATCAACCACCGGGAAATGCTGAAGTGGGGCAAACCCGCCTTGGTGGAATCTCAAGGCGCTGGACTCAAGCCCGCTCAGGCTTCCGCCTGCTCCATCGGTGAGGTGGCCGGGGCATGA